From Calothrix sp. PCC 6303, a single genomic window includes:
- a CDS encoding DUF1517 domain-containing protein, whose translation MRDGFNKMMGKTRYVVSRVFVHLGGADVAPILGILNSIARDAIDGDGDMETLGQGLVELCESLLQYDEYWVSAANEGDVFWNEGEAGDFVNELFTDSAQRYGAEFDIGYTNDSNQALSIPVTNNVLVMITAAAEGEVPELETDLSNISALKQGLKGLINLHYKHKLRAVQVHFSPAQFGEELTNDQLLQYYPELIPL comes from the coding sequence ATGCGAGACGGTTTTAATAAAATGATGGGAAAGACAAGATACGTTGTCAGTCGCGTATTCGTTCATCTTGGTGGTGCTGATGTTGCCCCTATCTTGGGGATTCTCAACTCCATAGCGCGGGATGCAATCGATGGTGATGGTGATATGGAAACCTTGGGGCAAGGTTTGGTAGAACTATGCGAATCCCTACTGCAATATGATGAATATTGGGTATCTGCCGCAAATGAAGGTGATGTCTTCTGGAATGAGGGTGAAGCAGGAGATTTTGTGAATGAACTATTTACCGACTCTGCACAGCGATATGGGGCTGAATTTGATATTGGTTATACCAATGATTCTAATCAAGCTTTATCTATACCTGTAACAAATAATGTTTTGGTAATGATTACAGCAGCAGCAGAAGGAGAAGTTCCGGAACTCGAAACCGACTTATCCAATATTAGCGCCCTAAAACAAGGCTTAAAGGGGCTAATTAACCTCCATTACAAACACAAATTACGGGCAGTTCAAGTGCATTTCTCACCAGCCCAATTTGGTGAAGAACTAACTAATGACCAATTATTGCAGTATTACCCGGAGTTAATCCCACTATAA
- a CDS encoding KGK domain-containing protein, whose protein sequence is MENSFQKIECNDNDVISFLGDYTYKVAKIKRAFVQVRNTSIGNLFHHELKNKGIILNLEKLHPKGYHSACEQWLNEGIDCEILNVGASAWKKGKMKIKISVEFVIEEDNTTINNETNFNHTPPESPLDDLRQMMIDN, encoded by the coding sequence ATGGAAAACTCATTTCAGAAAATTGAATGCAACGATAACGACGTGATTTCTTTTTTAGGAGATTACACTTATAAAGTAGCCAAAATAAAACGAGCATTTGTTCAAGTACGCAATACATCCATTGGAAATCTATTTCATCACGAATTAAAAAATAAAGGAATTATTCTTAATCTTGAGAAACTTCACCCCAAAGGTTATCACTCAGCTTGTGAACAATGGCTAAATGAAGGCATTGATTGTGAAATTCTCAATGTCGGTGCGAGTGCTTGGAAAAAGGGAAAAATGAAAATTAAAATAAGTGTTGAATTTGTAATTGAGGAAGACAACACAACAATCAACAATGAAACTAATTTTAATCATACTCCACCAGAGTCTCCCCTAGATGATTTACGACAGATGATGATTGATAACTAA
- a CDS encoding mannose-1-phosphate guanylyltransferase has product MNHKFFPVILAGGKGERFWPLSRLNRPKQFLCLDGTDRSLLQATADRLIALTDNWESLWVITSNQIAQGVKEQLPELPSQNLLIEPEGRDTAAAVAWASLEIKKRYGEDAIIGFFPADHWIANQETFAQTLDAACELAATTEAIVTLGIKPNFPSTGYGYIEQGEKMGSFHDLPAYHVNRFTEKPDRETAETFLSTGRFSWNSGMFIFRAGVVLKELETYAPEIVQPIAQKGVEIYPQLPKKSIDYALMEKTSLTYVLPVDFGWDDLGDWNAIERLLKTEDTANVELATHVGLDTQGAILYASDANEVIVTIGLEDIVIVRDRNVTLIVKKDRTQEIKQVLATIKSDPKFTELL; this is encoded by the coding sequence ATGAATCATAAATTTTTTCCTGTAATCCTTGCTGGTGGTAAAGGTGAGCGTTTTTGGCCCCTTAGCCGTCTCAATCGACCGAAGCAATTTTTATGTCTCGACGGTACTGATAGAAGTTTGCTGCAAGCAACCGCAGATCGACTTATAGCCCTCACGGATAACTGGGAAAGTCTATGGGTGATAACTTCTAATCAAATAGCTCAAGGTGTGAAAGAGCAACTTCCTGAATTACCGTCACAGAATTTATTAATTGAACCGGAGGGAAGAGATACAGCCGCAGCGGTTGCTTGGGCTAGCTTAGAAATTAAGAAACGCTACGGTGAAGATGCGATTATTGGCTTCTTCCCGGCAGATCACTGGATTGCGAACCAAGAAACATTTGCTCAAACATTAGATGCGGCTTGTGAATTAGCTGCGACAACAGAAGCAATTGTGACGTTGGGGATCAAACCAAATTTTCCTTCAACTGGCTATGGCTATATTGAACAAGGCGAAAAGATGGGTAGCTTTCACGACCTGCCAGCTTATCATGTGAACCGTTTTACAGAAAAGCCAGACCGTGAAACAGCCGAAACTTTTTTATCTACGGGTCGATTTAGCTGGAATAGCGGTATGTTCATATTTAGGGCGGGTGTAGTTCTGAAGGAACTTGAAACCTATGCTCCAGAGATTGTTCAACCCATAGCACAAAAAGGTGTCGAAATCTATCCTCAGTTACCTAAAAAAAGTATAGACTATGCGCTGATGGAAAAGACAAGTTTGACATATGTCTTGCCAGTTGATTTTGGTTGGGATGATTTGGGTGATTGGAATGCAATTGAGCGGTTGCTGAAGACAGAAGATACTGCCAATGTTGAGCTTGCGACCCATGTGGGGTTGGATACCCAGGGTGCGATACTATATGCCAGTGATGCCAATGAGGTCATAGTCACCATTGGTTTAGAAGACATTGTGATTGTACGCGATCGCAATGTGACTCTAATTGTGAAAAAGGATCGCACCCAAGAAATTAAGCAAGTTCTCGCCACCATTAAGAGCGATCCCAAGTTTACCGAACTACTTTAA
- a CDS encoding adenosine deaminase, with product MALYAELHRHLGGSVVPRVLWRYFQRHKSDIASRFADYPGFEDFYTKPRNTLDEYLELHTLVESVQTVETLPYFIYRLLRGAYIFENLAYLELRYTPYLRTPEHLTQSERIEKMAEIVDVVGKASQIPEYPIVTSQILCMHSRLPYEVNKAIVDLAVQNPKYVCAVDVAGGDSYYAERLSEWAKLYEYALEKGVKTTGHLYETTAGCYPDLLPYLMRIGHGIQIPLLYPELLKEVAQRGQCLEVCPTTYSKTGTLQDIRQLKTVFDRCFEAGVDIAICTDNAGLHNVRLPFEYENLLTNDIIGFQQLQACQDAAFKHAFAWRYGKRPASLLNGLLHSEDADVSVLNEHRV from the coding sequence ATGGCATTATACGCGGAACTTCATCGACATCTCGGCGGTTCAGTTGTACCTCGTGTGTTATGGCGATATTTCCAAAGACATAAGTCGGATATCGCTTCACGCTTTGCTGACTATCCTGGATTTGAAGACTTTTATACTAAACCCCGTAATACTCTTGATGAGTACCTCGAATTGCACACATTAGTAGAGAGTGTGCAAACGGTTGAAACTTTACCCTACTTTATTTACCGCCTACTACGCGGTGCCTACATTTTTGAAAATCTTGCTTACTTAGAACTACGTTACACTCCGTATCTGCGAACACCTGAGCATTTGACTCAATCAGAACGCATCGAGAAAATGGCGGAAATCGTCGATGTTGTGGGTAAAGCTAGTCAGATTCCCGAATACCCCATTGTTACAAGCCAAATCCTCTGTATGCATTCACGTTTACCTTACGAGGTGAATAAAGCAATCGTGGATTTAGCAGTCCAAAATCCCAAATATGTATGTGCGGTAGATGTGGCAGGTGGTGATAGTTATTACGCTGAACGCTTGAGTGAATGGGCGAAATTATACGAATATGCTTTGGAAAAAGGAGTTAAAACCACCGGACATCTCTATGAGACTACAGCAGGTTGTTACCCTGATTTGCTGCCATATTTAATGCGAATTGGACATGGTATTCAAATTCCCTTACTGTATCCAGAATTACTTAAAGAAGTAGCACAGCGGGGACAATGCTTAGAGGTTTGTCCTACAACCTATTCTAAAACAGGAACATTACAAGATATTCGCCAGCTAAAGACAGTATTTGATCGTTGTTTTGAAGCTGGTGTTGACATTGCCATTTGTACTGACAATGCTGGATTACATAATGTTCGTTTACCCTTTGAATATGAAAATCTATTAACTAACGACATTATTGGTTTCCAGCAGTTACAAGCTTGCCAAGATGCAGCCTTTAAACATGCTTTTGCTTGGCGTTATGGTAAACGTCCCGCATCATTGCTAAATGGATTATTGCACTCTGAAGATGCTGATGTGTCAGTGTTGAATGAGCACAGGGTGTAA
- a CDS encoding ABC1 kinase family protein — protein sequence MFLTQTVPRQREIIEVLFRNGWDYMRRLLTGGKPDEPQLPTPAVLKKILVDLGPVYVKLGQLLSTRPDLLSSAYIEELSTLQDEVPPVAWEDIEILIRKQLKRPLEETFTQINPVAIAAGSIGQIHRATRADGQEVALKVQRPGIDAIVAQDITLIRGIADLVARTEFGQNYEIKSIAEEFCKALNDELDFTREASFTNQLRRNLSQSKWFDTTQLVVAEIDWSLTTPKLMVMEWLNGKPILAAKILDEKEKDASTKRKEITSLLFRAFFQQIYIDGFFHADPHPGNLFYLDDGRVALLDCGMVGRLDPRTQQILTEMLLAIVDLDAQRCAQLTLQLAESTEPVIMTRLEGDYDRMLRKYHNTNLSQINFSQIIYELLQVARNNKIRLPSNMGLYAKTIANLEGVARGFNPDLNFFDEIKPLLTDLFRRQLVGDSPVRSLLRTALDLKSLSLQSPRQIELLLDRVTSETLQWNISIRGLDALRRTTDDAANRLSFSILVGSLIMGAAIISSSAQTNQLSLISNILFAVASFLGLWLIISTLRSGRLNNK from the coding sequence ATGTTCCTGACCCAAACAGTTCCCCGTCAACGTGAAATTATCGAAGTTCTGTTCCGCAATGGTTGGGACTATATGCGGAGGCTACTCACAGGTGGAAAGCCCGATGAACCACAACTACCGACACCTGCGGTTCTCAAAAAAATCTTGGTGGATTTAGGTCCTGTTTATGTCAAACTTGGTCAACTCCTTTCCACTCGTCCCGATTTGTTAAGTAGTGCTTACATCGAAGAACTGTCAACCCTACAAGATGAAGTCCCTCCAGTTGCTTGGGAAGATATCGAAATCCTCATCCGCAAGCAGCTTAAACGCCCCCTAGAGGAAACTTTTACCCAAATCAATCCTGTTGCCATTGCAGCTGGTTCTATTGGTCAAATCCACCGAGCTACCCGTGCTGATGGACAGGAAGTTGCTCTCAAAGTCCAGCGTCCTGGTATAGACGCGATAGTTGCCCAAGATATTACCTTAATTCGAGGGATTGCGGATTTGGTTGCCCGGACGGAATTTGGTCAAAATTACGAAATCAAATCTATTGCTGAAGAATTTTGTAAAGCTCTCAATGATGAACTTGATTTTACCCGCGAAGCTAGTTTTACTAACCAACTTCGTCGCAATTTATCTCAAAGTAAGTGGTTTGATACCACACAGTTGGTGGTTGCGGAAATTGATTGGAGTTTGACGACACCTAAGTTAATGGTGATGGAATGGTTGAATGGGAAGCCGATTTTGGCAGCAAAAATCCTGGATGAAAAGGAGAAAGATGCAAGCACGAAACGGAAAGAAATCACTTCACTTTTGTTTCGTGCCTTTTTCCAACAAATCTACATTGATGGCTTTTTCCATGCTGATCCCCACCCCGGTAATCTATTCTATTTGGATGATGGACGAGTTGCTCTCTTAGATTGTGGGATGGTGGGAAGACTTGATCCCCGTACTCAACAAATTCTCACGGAAATGCTGCTGGCAATTGTCGATCTTGATGCTCAACGCTGTGCTCAGTTGACTTTACAATTAGCAGAGTCAACTGAGCCTGTGATTATGACACGTTTGGAGGGTGATTACGACCGGATGTTGCGGAAGTATCATAATACCAACCTGTCACAAATCAACTTCTCCCAGATAATTTATGAATTGTTACAAGTTGCCCGCAACAACAAAATTCGTCTCCCTAGTAACATGGGTTTATATGCCAAAACCATCGCTAATTTAGAAGGTGTAGCCCGTGGTTTTAACCCAGATTTAAACTTCTTTGATGAAATTAAACCCCTATTAACAGATTTGTTTCGACGGCAATTGGTGGGTGACAGTCCAGTGCGATCGCTTTTACGCACCGCGCTAGATTTAAAGAGTCTTTCTTTGCAATCTCCCCGCCAAATTGAGCTACTTCTAGATCGTGTAACATCAGAGACACTACAGTGGAATATTTCAATCCGTGGTTTAGATGCTTTACGACGAACCACAGATGATGCTGCTAATCGCCTCTCTTTTAGTATTCTCGTAGGTTCCCTGATTATGGGAGCAGCAATTATATCTAGTAGTGCCCAAACTAACCAGTTATCATTAATCAGTAATATTCTCTTTGCTGTGGCTAGCTTTTTAGGATTATGGTTGATTATTAGTACTTTACGCTCAGGCAGATTAAACAACAAGTAA
- a CDS encoding dynamin-like GTPase family protein, whose translation MTKILPQCENLQSQVEAILELLQQESNLRSYDTTAVKTSLSKAIAPKFEIVFAGAFSAGKSMLINALLERELLYSAEGHATGTECKIEYAPLAEERVVLTFLSEVEIREQAIFLCQELGFDTVGNINQTEIIDLLTQGCQTIIQKEGGEGKSVRAKQAKALLLLLEGYVNNRGHIQTVTNATYSMEQFNFTNLKEAASYARRGINSAVLRRIEYYCYHPLLEDGNVIIDTPGIDAPVEKDAQLTYQKIQNPDTSAVVCVLKPAAAGDMTKEETQLLEMMRGNWGIRDRVFYIFNRIDETWYNTQLRQRLDDLISSQFRESSRVYKTSGLLGFYGSQLKQTSGRDRFGLDSVFAESVKGLDGVEETPQFVNEFLRYCANSGKLSPNQFRISVNSYETPNQNYTRILAEQGQPLIQKLIQDSGIEDFHTAITRYLTEEKRSQLFKTLADDLEDVCILLKKNYQQLQRDLDSQPREIEAMKTQELQRLNQQLQQLGKDFSQHITDEVNKIITNNCDAFETDFRHLQVKMIRRLDELLNTFSVADAYRRATLSHPRNATAPLLAILVEAFYYLANQLEDILVVSCEEIVASLFQRLLDGIHKADFYRQLYRLLGNDSSIEQKLKILEKDVLDGLVSNARVECDRFVRESPRFYDEGTFSIYQFRQTLIQTSQGYDCESMVEAEPAIRQLLKLDFEPKVNETIRKNFRQTVNQILKTQLLPMADQQADEILQQYAHARTYLEATLQQEAEDKISQNQQLLGTVEQKIAAYNSAINNINNCLRGMSLHEHLLPEIADSDVLTVEDKFLKTVVEV comes from the coding sequence ATGACTAAAATTCTACCTCAGTGTGAAAATCTTCAATCGCAAGTTGAGGCGATTTTAGAGCTTCTACAGCAAGAATCTAATTTACGTAGCTATGACACTACAGCAGTCAAAACTTCTTTAAGTAAGGCAATTGCTCCCAAATTTGAAATTGTTTTTGCGGGAGCATTTAGTGCCGGAAAATCAATGTTAATTAATGCCCTCTTGGAGCGAGAATTACTATATAGTGCAGAGGGACACGCCACAGGAACAGAGTGTAAAATTGAATATGCACCACTTGCGGAAGAACGGGTAGTATTAACTTTTTTAAGTGAAGTTGAAATTCGAGAACAAGCTATATTTTTATGTCAAGAACTGGGATTTGATACAGTTGGAAATATTAATCAAACAGAGATTATTGATTTACTCACCCAAGGTTGCCAAACTATTATTCAAAAGGAAGGTGGTGAAGGTAAATCGGTACGAGCAAAACAAGCAAAAGCCTTACTTTTACTGTTGGAAGGATATGTAAATAATCGTGGACATATTCAGACGGTAACTAATGCTACCTACTCGATGGAGCAATTTAATTTTACTAACCTCAAAGAAGCGGCAAGTTATGCACGTCGAGGTATTAATAGTGCAGTTTTGCGGCGAATTGAATATTACTGCTATCATCCACTTTTAGAAGATGGTAACGTTATTATCGATACTCCTGGTATCGATGCACCCGTAGAGAAGGATGCACAATTAACATATCAAAAAATTCAAAACCCGGATACTTCAGCGGTGGTATGCGTACTGAAACCCGCAGCTGCGGGGGATATGACAAAGGAAGAAACCCAATTATTAGAGATGATGCGGGGGAATTGGGGAATACGCGATCGCGTATTCTATATATTCAATAGAATAGATGAAACTTGGTATAACACCCAACTGCGTCAACGTTTGGATGATTTGATTAGTAGTCAGTTTCGGGAAAGTAGCAGGGTATATAAAACCAGTGGTTTGCTAGGGTTCTATGGTAGTCAACTGAAACAAACCAGCGGTAGAGACAGATTTGGTTTAGATTCAGTATTTGCTGAAAGTGTCAAAGGTTTGGATGGGGTGGAAGAAACACCACAATTTGTTAACGAATTTTTGCGTTATTGTGCCAATTCTGGAAAGTTATCACCAAATCAATTCCGGATTTCTGTCAATAGTTATGAAACTCCCAATCAAAACTACACCAGGATTTTAGCCGAACAGGGACAACCTTTAATTCAAAAATTAATTCAAGATAGCGGAATTGAGGATTTTCACACTGCCATTACCCGCTATCTAACTGAGGAAAAACGTTCTCAATTATTTAAAACCCTCGCAGATGACTTGGAAGACGTTTGTATTCTACTAAAGAAAAACTATCAACAACTACAACGAGATTTAGATAGTCAGCCACGAGAAATCGAGGCAATGAAAACCCAAGAATTGCAACGATTAAATCAACAATTGCAGCAGCTAGGAAAGGATTTTAGTCAGCATATCACAGATGAAGTTAATAAAATTATTACCAATAACTGTGATGCTTTTGAAACCGATTTTCGCCACTTACAAGTAAAAATGATTCGTCGTTTAGATGAATTATTAAACACTTTCTCTGTTGCGGATGCTTATCGTCGAGCAACATTGAGTCATCCTCGAAATGCAACAGCACCATTGCTAGCAATTTTAGTAGAGGCATTTTACTATTTAGCCAATCAACTGGAAGATATTTTAGTAGTATCTTGCGAAGAAATTGTTGCCAGTTTATTTCAGCGTTTACTGGATGGCATTCACAAAGCCGACTTTTACCGCCAATTATACCGCCTACTAGGTAATGATAGCAGCATTGAGCAAAAGTTGAAAATTTTGGAAAAAGACGTGCTAGATGGCTTGGTGAGCAATGCGCGGGTAGAATGCGATCGCTTTGTCAGAGAAAGTCCCAGATTCTATGATGAAGGAACCTTTTCTATCTATCAATTTCGCCAAACATTAATCCAAACCTCCCAAGGTTACGACTGCGAAAGTATGGTGGAAGCAGAACCCGCAATTCGTCAACTATTAAAGCTAGATTTTGAACCAAAGGTAAATGAAACGATTCGCAAAAATTTTCGCCAAACTGTGAATCAAATTTTGAAAACACAGTTATTACCAATGGCAGATCAACAAGCTGATGAAATATTACAACAATATGCCCATGCACGAACATATTTAGAAGCTACTTTACAGCAAGAAGCTGAAGATAAAATAAGCCAAAATCAGCAGTTGTTAGGTACGGTAGAACAGAAAATAGCTGCTTACAATTCGGCTATTAATAACATTAATAACTGCTTACGTGGCATGAGTTTACATGAGCATTTATTACCTGAAATTGCAGATTCTGATGTATTGACAGTTGAGGATAAGTTCCTAAAAACTGTAGTTGAAGTTTAG
- the bcp gene encoding thioredoxin-dependent thiol peroxidase, producing the protein MTDIPQPGQAAPDFSAPNQDEKITTLADYQGKWLILYFYPKDDTPGCTTEAKDFSEYLPKFQELGAEILGVSTDLEKTHCKFINKHNLTINLLSDRLHEIADNYGVWKLKKFMGKEYMGIERSTFLITPDQKIAHAWIKVKVKAHAAAVLEKLQLIQAGGNIQ; encoded by the coding sequence ATGACCGATATTCCTCAACCAGGACAAGCAGCACCCGATTTCTCCGCACCCAACCAAGACGAAAAAATTACAACCTTGGCAGATTATCAGGGTAAATGGTTGATTCTCTACTTTTATCCCAAGGATGACACCCCTGGTTGCACTACTGAAGCCAAGGATTTTAGTGAATATCTACCAAAATTTCAAGAATTAGGTGCAGAAATCTTAGGTGTCAGTACAGATTTGGAGAAAACCCACTGTAAGTTTATCAACAAGCATAATTTAACTATTAATCTTCTAAGCGATCGCCTACACGAAATAGCCGACAATTATGGTGTTTGGAAATTAAAGAAGTTCATGGGCAAAGAATATATGGGTATTGAACGTTCAACTTTTTTGATTACACCAGATCAAAAAATTGCCCATGCTTGGATAAAAGTGAAAGTAAAAGCACATGCAGCAGCAGTTTTAGAGAAATTGCAGTTAATACAGGCTGGTGGAAACATCCAATAA
- the secD gene encoding preprotein translocase subunit SecD has translation MGYLFDKWLAPLGDVKKDEIKETQGLQNHEIALLNLAPDYTGFICNFIPYLCNRETQNNSHQNGLRLVVELQTTPSIPKITDRELAAVKQVIEKRIQRLDISQATVQIQGKNQILIILPKVRDPSQVTRILGKSGKLEFKEQKSGTKNQLYTLLATRYQLTEKQQKLRKNSNPDQNAIAKNAQALQQNNLAISQVFKITKPPLTGKNITDAFSQSTQDKYRWEIAIRFDEEGSRTFAKVTKNLAGTGRAIGIFIDDKLVSSPVIGVEFAKSGITGGSAVISGSFTAEDAQDIALKLQSGAFPLPLKIIESTSIKQSK, from the coding sequence GTGGGATACTTATTTGACAAGTGGTTAGCACCATTGGGTGATGTCAAAAAAGATGAAATCAAAGAAACCCAAGGATTGCAGAATCATGAGATAGCGTTACTAAATTTGGCACCAGATTATACAGGCTTTATTTGTAATTTTATTCCGTATTTGTGTAACAGGGAAACTCAAAATAACTCACATCAAAATGGTTTACGGTTAGTTGTTGAACTACAAACCACTCCATCGATACCGAAAATCACCGATAGGGAACTGGCAGCAGTCAAACAAGTAATTGAAAAGAGAATTCAGCGGCTGGATATTTCTCAAGCAACTGTGCAAATTCAAGGCAAAAATCAGATTTTGATTATTTTACCAAAGGTGCGAGATCCTAGCCAAGTGACGAGAATATTGGGAAAAAGCGGTAAATTGGAGTTTAAAGAGCAAAAATCAGGAACTAAAAATCAACTTTACACTCTGTTAGCAACTCGTTACCAACTTACTGAGAAACAGCAAAAATTACGGAAAAATAGTAATCCAGATCAAAATGCGATCGCTAAAAATGCTCAAGCCTTACAACAGAACAATTTAGCCATATCCCAAGTATTTAAAATTACTAAACCACCACTTACAGGTAAAAATATCACAGATGCTTTTAGTCAGTCAACCCAAGATAAATATAGATGGGAAATCGCAATTAGATTTGATGAAGAAGGAAGTCGAACGTTTGCGAAAGTAACTAAAAATCTTGCTGGAACTGGAAGAGCAATTGGTATTTTTATTGATGATAAACTCGTGAGTTCTCCTGTAATTGGAGTTGAATTTGCCAAAAGCGGGATTACAGGTGGTTCGGCAGTAATTAGCGGTAGTTTCACTGCTGAAGATGCCCAAGATATTGCATTAAAATTGCAAAGTGGAGCCTTCCCATTACCTTTAAAAATTATAGAATCTACCTCCATAAAGCAAAGTAAATAA
- a CDS encoding KGK domain-containing protein: protein MENQFKILECHDDDVISFDQELLKYKDFKNKLKNKFLCQIDYLFEKDSNDQSTTERLFNLILTPFGKLNLSINLNSPLEGEKAEILRLGSNKWEKGKIRTKLVIEFLPEGDTVYEGSEIRMSIEFSPDEPETICQSASPLDDLRRQIQEIT, encoded by the coding sequence ATGGAAAATCAATTCAAAATCTTAGAATGTCACGATGATGATGTGATCTCATTTGACCAAGAGTTGTTGAAATATAAAGATTTTAAAAATAAATTGAAAAACAAATTTTTGTGTCAAATTGATTATTTATTTGAGAAAGATAGTAACGATCAATCCACAACAGAACGATTATTTAATTTAATCCTAACTCCCTTTGGTAAATTAAATCTTAGTATTAATCTTAATTCTCCATTGGAAGGTGAAAAAGCTGAAATCCTTCGACTAGGATCTAATAAATGGGAAAAAGGAAAGATCAGAACCAAACTTGTGATTGAATTTCTACCAGAGGGCGATACAGTTTATGAAGGTTCAGAAATTCGTATGAGTATAGAATTTTCACCAGATGAACCAGAAACTATATGTCAATCTGCATCACCTCTTGATGATTTGCGTCGTCAAATACAAGAAATTACATAA
- a CDS encoding LCP family protein: MVKQVEFKEDWGNSQRIEWEQGQAVTEGTITSGNELGESTASIPTQLYRRLGLAMPRWLFWILTVSIGATLSGLLVSSLALWTPLWSTTERTDEELAWSGKTAEKAALPEDLWSDISQYKLTRPMNILLMGIEPVAGTTDGSPESFAGKSDTMILVRLNPDNKSIRVLSIPKDTMISIPEKGLSKVADANSQGGPALALRTISRSLSNAPIDRYIRISTSGLQQLVNQLGGVDVFIPQAMQSEAGSKQLPINLVNGWQTLNGEQAEQFVRYRTPKMADLERVQRQQVLFAALRERLSSPAVVPRLPQLIRVMRKYFDTDLKLAEMMALVNFSTNVERDNFQMTILPGIFSRLSADPDSYWLDLTGQVDLLRNYVGVNIGGMQSITKPLPSLKIAIQNAANESGLTEKVVNSFKQKGFAKVYPIADWSDIQHKTQIIVQKGSREQGEALQKSLGFGDVEVAATGDLESDITIRVGRDWK, translated from the coding sequence GTGGTTAAACAAGTGGAATTTAAAGAAGATTGGGGAAATTCCCAAAGAATTGAATGGGAACAGGGTCAAGCTGTCACAGAAGGCACTATAACTTCTGGAAATGAGCTAGGAGAATCTACGGCATCTATTCCTACCCAGCTTTACCGCAGGTTGGGTTTAGCAATGCCGCGTTGGCTATTTTGGATCCTCACTGTCTCCATTGGGGCGACACTTTCGGGCTTACTAGTATCAAGTCTGGCACTGTGGACTCCTTTGTGGAGTACAACAGAACGCACTGATGAAGAGTTGGCATGGTCAGGAAAAACTGCTGAAAAAGCCGCACTACCAGAAGATTTGTGGAGCGATATATCTCAGTATAAATTGACTCGTCCCATGAATATTTTACTCATGGGGATCGAACCTGTTGCAGGTACTACTGATGGTTCTCCAGAAAGTTTTGCTGGTAAAAGCGATACAATGATCTTAGTTCGCCTCAACCCAGACAATAAGTCCATTCGAGTATTATCGATCCCCAAAGATACGATGATTTCGATCCCCGAAAAAGGACTCAGTAAAGTCGCTGATGCCAACTCCCAAGGTGGTCCTGCATTAGCACTCAGAACAATTAGTAGATCCCTCAGCAATGCGCCAATTGACCGTTATATTCGTATTTCTACCAGTGGTTTACAACAGCTAGTTAACCAATTGGGTGGAGTCGATGTATTCATCCCCCAGGCAATGCAATCTGAAGCAGGTTCCAAACAATTACCCATTAATTTGGTTAATGGTTGGCAAACTCTCAATGGTGAACAAGCAGAACAATTCGTTCGCTATCGGACTCCAAAAATGGCAGATTTAGAACGAGTCCAGCGCCAACAAGTTCTATTTGCAGCATTAAGAGAAAGACTTTCCAGTCCTGCGGTGGTACCTAGATTGCCCCAGTTAATCCGGGTGATGCGAAAGTATTTTGATACTGATTTGAAATTAGCAGAAATGATGGCTTTGGTGAATTTTTCTACCAATGTTGAACGCGATAATTTTCAAATGACAATTTTACCTGGTATTTTTAGCCGCTTGAGTGCAGATCCAGATAGTTACTGGTTAGATTTAACTGGGCAAGTTGATTTATTAAGGAACTACGTTGGGGTAAATATTGGGGGGATGCAATCAATTACAAAACCACTTCCTAGCTTGAAAATCGCTATTCAAAATGCTGCAAATGAATCTGGTTTAACAGAAAAAGTGGTTAACTCCTTTAAACAAAAAGGTTTTGCGAAGGTTTATCCGATTGCTGATTGGTCAGATATTCAGCACAAAACTCAAATTATTGTTCAAAAGGGTAGCCGCGAACAAGGTGAAGCATTACAGAAAAGTCTCGGCTTTGGCGATGTGGAAGTAGCTGCAACAGGTGATTTGGAATCTGATATCACGATTCGCGTGGGTCGAGATTGGAAATAG